The nucleotide window gAAATCTTTGCTTGtcacaaagtaataaaaatattttcctgtatatTTTTTTAGAAGTTTGTTTTCAAATTTAGGTCTATCACCtatcttgaattaatttttatatatgatgtgAATAGAattaaggttcattttttttctataccaATATCCATTTTTTCTGGAACATTTCTTGAAAAGAACATCTTTTGCCAACTGAATTGAGGGAACCTTTGTCTTAAATCAAGGGAACTGTATGTGTgaggtctgtttctgggctcttcaTCTATTCCATTGCTCTGTCTGCTTTTGTACTATGCTGTCTTAGTTATTGCTTTATAACAAGTCTTGGAAACCTGGTAGTTTAAGTcctccaaatttattttttaaggtttccTTGGATAGTTTAGATCCTTtgaatttccatttgaatttaaaaattatcttgtcAACGTCCCCCAAAATTAACCATTGGAATTTTGAATGGTATTGTATTGAATTTGTAGATGAACTTTGGAGATAAATGTCATTTTAACAAATGTCAAgctttctagtccattaataTATATATCTCACTTATTTAGCTCTTcattaatttcccttaagaatgATTTGCAGTTTCTGGCATTCTTCTCCTTCATGGGAATTACttctttgttcccttttctcttctcagtGGTAGAAATTCAGTTGTGCCAATTCAGGATCACTCAGTCACTCTCTTTGACTTGTGGTCCACAAGCCCTTGCTGGCCTCTGTGGAGGTGGCTTGACCCTGCTGGTCTCTCGCTGGTGGCCACTGTCTCTACTCTAAGTTTGCTATAAAGCTAGAGCCTCATGTGATCCACACTGCACATCAGCCCCCTCAGACTCTGTGTTTTCTCTTGGGGACACAGGAAGGTTTCTGATGCTTTTACTTACTTCTATTCACATAGGAGTATAGGGCCCTGAGTTTTGTCACCATATGCTGGCTCCATGCTGTCTGGGACATCTCTAGGGTTCTTCAGTCTCTTACCATCACAGCTTGGGATGTGCAGAAACATCCAGCTCTTTAATTCCTCCCAGCTGATCTGCGGTTTTGGCTCCCACATCTCTCCTGAGACACTCGGTCcacagagggcaggcagggggaGTCCCAGCCTGGGGCTAggccttctcttcctcctctgcctcccttcctccaccccactctccctacttctcCCCTCAGTTCAGAAATGTCCCACATCTCCTCTTGGGGAAGAAAACTGGTCTTAAATCTGCAAACACATCTCCCCCAATGCCAGACTTTGTGGTCTTAAACTCACAGGTCTGAGTCCTCAAGTCTCCTCTCTGGATTTTGAAAGCCGAAGCTTGTTGTATCCCTCACCCCAACTCTGCACCTGCACGATGCTGAGGGCAAGTGTCTCCGTAAGGGAGCCTCGCTGCCCCGCCCTCGTTTCAGTCCTGCGGCTGAAAGGCACTCAGCCACCCAGTCAGCTACCCTCTTTTGAGAAGGCCTCACAGAAGGGCCACGTTTAAACTGGGCTTTGAAAGAAAATCGGGAGTTTGTTGGATGAAGACATGGGGGTGTTGAGGAACGCAGCCCCAGCCCAGTCTTTGGGGTGAAGAAACAAGAGGACGGAGGGAAGGGGCTGGTGGAAAACCCTTGGGTTTGGACTTGAGAGCTACTGGCAAGAGCATGGACCCTGACGTCAGATGGAGCTGGGTTCAAGTGCCAgcactgccacttactagcttgGTGACCATGGGCATCTGACTGAACCTCTTCATGCTTCTGCGTCCTCGGTTGTAAAGTGGGGGTAGGAATGCCTGCTGGTTTGGGCCCAGGTGGGGACAGAACAAGTGTAAGGCTCACACCACCCGAGCCCAGCACCCAGAGATGCCCTTTTGCTGTGATAGGGGGACATTTCCCCAGGTCTTCTGGTAAATATGGTGTAACTTTTCAAAGCCCTGAGGTTACAAAGAAAAAGTTATTCCAAGGAGACTAGCTCCAAAGCGTAAGCCACACTGTTTATTTCCCTCTGTATGGATGAGATGAGCCATCCCCCAGGGCATCTGAATACCAGGTGGAGGTGTCTTCTTGGCCTGCAGACCCAGCCCATCTCATGGTAATTTCCAGGGGCCGACTTGCTTCTCAGGCTCAGGGAGGGGAGGTGCTGAAAGGCACAGGGCGGCCCTGAGCCTCCCAGGGGAAGGGCCACCATCTCTGCACTCCATGGATGCTGACTGGGGTGCGGTGGGCTGGCTTTAGCCCCCCCACTGGCAACCTCCCCTACCCTGGGCGATGGGCAGGGCTAGTGTTGATGCtgactccattttacagaggaaagtgAACATGTCCAGAGGCAGCGTGGGGACGATGCCTGGCTTAGACCAGGTCTTGAGGGAGCCCAGGGAAGCTGGAAAGGCCTTATATGTCACCTGGTTCAAGGCTTTAGTGTCCAGGTGGGAAAATAGGCCCAAGGACGTGGCAGCAGATTTCCAAGAACAGAGCTGATCCTGGGGCCTGGAGACCTGAGGTCGGGCCATGCCAGCTCTGCAGCCAGGGCGGCTGGACACAGAACTCCCCTTTCTAGGGGATTCTGTGCTTTCTGTGCTTAATGATCTTAAGGCCTGAGGGCCAGGGCAGCCCCCAAACCTGGCTCCCCACGAGGTCATGGTTTCCTCTTATGAGCAGACATAAATGCTGAGCAGCACGTGGGGGTGTTCCCAGAGGATAGCAAGGGTACCAGGGGGCTGAGGGACATACACCCTTGACATCAACTGGTTCTTTTAGGAAAGAAACCAATGTGGGAAATGTGAGGGACCTACATCCCTGGGAAACACATCACTCGGGTGCCATGATATGTGAGGATTCCGGGGCTGCCCCCTAATCATGAGactgggggcagaggctgggcccACAGGGGAAGGGCTGGACACCAACCGGCCAGCGTGACCATCTACTCGGATGATTCCTTGGGCATATAGGCCACGTTGTCGTAGGCAGGGGGTGGAGAGGCTGCGGGGCTGGGGATGTTGAAATCTGTGCTGAAGGCATTTGGCAGGAAAATCACAGGctgcagagaaagaaaatccAATGACAGTCCTAAAGGAGGTGATGCCATAGCGCCTCCTTGTGGGTGTTCTGAGAACAGCGCCCAGGTAATGAGTTCTGCAAGTCTGAATTGGCTGACTCACCCATTCaactaatatttcaaaaaatatttactggggCCAACGGTGACCCAGGCACTGGGAATGCAGCGGTGAAGGAAATGGGCAAAAGCCCCATTTCCCTAGGGACTATAGTTCTGGTGTTCCTTCTCTCTGGTCGACCCCCGCACTGGTCATAGCTTCCCTACCACAGCACTGGCCTCCGTGGGGCTCCCCCATCCCCAAACCCCCTGCATCCCCTTCTTTCAACAATCCATGCCCCCTCACCACCACAGACTGATTTCCTTGAGGCCCCTCCACTCACCCTTCCCTTTGAGCAAACACTCCTGCTCAAAGACTTTCAATAGCCTCACCTCTCGTTTTGCACAAAGCCACCTCCCAGGCAGCACCCCCGCCTTACGGCCCGCATTTTCCCGCCGGAGGATGACTTTACTGCAGCTGGTTCCCCTGTCACGAATGCCCCCCTCCCATTCCCTTTTGAGGTCAAGCCTTCGACTGCTCAGCATCCAGGTTACACAGGAGCTGGGCCTTTGGTGATGGCGCCCCCTTGTGTCCGTGAGGAACATAGTCCCATCTTCCCGCAAAGATTCTTTGGGTACCCGGATATTAAGAGAGTTGGCAAGCTTATTGGGCGCGATCCTTGCAAATTGCTTCCCAGAGGCACGAAGAGAGGGGTAGGAAGGGCGCCTTCCAGGCCAACTGTTTCCTCAGAGGCCCAAGCCGGGGATGGGCGCCGGGGTGGAAGTACTCACCGCGTTGGCTTGGGCGCGGGTGGCTTGGCACCCGAAGTGGGTGGCAATGACCGCAATGAAGAACTCCAGGATGGTGAAGATGGTAAGCACGGCCAGGTAGCCCCTGCCCACATCCTAGGGGCCAAAAATGCACAGTCAAGACAAGCCAAGAGTTTAGGAGTGAAGAAGGGGGCCCCGAATGAAGAAAAGGCCCTTCTATACTTTGCCAGAGTGAgaataacttacccaaggtcacatagccggTGGGTGGCACCCCCTGTGCCCCCCCTTCACTCCACCCTGTGCCCCCACTGCCCATTCTTGGGGTAGGGACATGGGATCTGTTGGGCCTGGCTGGCCCTGCCAatgccagggccctgggcctcCGGGGGCTGCAAactccctcctccccccacctccagggCATGGCTCTCTTGTTCTCCCACGTTTCCCCACCCCTGTGTGTCTGGCAACACACCCAGTTAGTGACACCAAAATCCATGAGCAGAACGGCCGTCGCAGCAAAGGCCGCCATGGCGCTGAGGCTGTTTGTCCCCAGGCTGCTCCTCACCTGCCggagggagaggagcagagggaagaggcaaggggaggagaaaggacagggggCAGCAGTGCTGCACCTGGGCCTCCGGACGCAGCCCTCCCGGGGCCGGGCCGCAGGGGCCCCGCCGGGTGCGTGTGGTGCTCCTGCTGACTCCCCTCCTTTCCCAGACCCCAGGACAACGGCCTCCCCTACCTTCATCCTCTCTGGCGGGGTTTGCATCAGGCTCCTTGCCCCCGCCCCCCGTGCCCTCCCCCAGGCTGGGCACCCGgccccaccccatctccttccccccACCTCTGGTCTGCCTCTTAGAGTCCAGTGTCCTGGCTCCTGCTCCACCTCCTGATGCCCAggcccttctctgctgtctcccGGCCTGGGATGCTGGTCCCCAGGCTCTTCCGTGGCTGTCCCCTTCTAACAGCCAGCCTAGGGCCACCTGCTTGGGGTCAGAGTGACTCTCCCATTGGCCTGTGGGCTTCCTTTTAGCAATTTTCACACTCTGTAACTATCTCACGTGTTAGTTTGGGTTGGGTGTCCAACCAGACATCAGAGCGTAAGCTCTGCACGGGCAGGGATTGCCCTTGACTGCCACGTTCGTGGAGCCTGGACAGCGCTTGGCTGCTCCTGCTCGAAGCCTGGGTGGCCTCCCCATTGCTGCAGAGGGCATTGGAGCCTCCTGTCACTGGGACCTAGGACACCCCTCCATCTGATTCCCCCCATTTCCCTCCCCAGGCCTGTGCCCTGGTGGATGGAACCACACACGGTTTCCGTAGCACCCCTGCCCACGGCCCCTCCTCGTGTTCCCCTGCTTCCCGCCCCCAGCCATGTCTGAATCCTATCCCCGCCCAGGCCCCGCTGAGCTGGCTCCTCTTCCAGGAGGGCTCTCTGCATCTCCCCCTCCTTGGACAGCCGTGAGCCCTTCGTCCCGGGACACTCACTCTCTGCTCTGTGTTGTATTTTGAAAGTGGACCTCGGCCCCTCCTGCGTGGTGCTGGGGTCTGGCTGCCGCCCCCACCTGGCACTCAGCAGGCCCCCAGGCAGTGTCTGTGGAAGTCGCCCTATGGGCGAGCGGATAGGGAGGGCCGGTGGACGCCACCCTGCCCTCGCCCTCCCCCACTCGGACTTACCAGGCACCTGGAGTGGTTCTTCTCCGCTGCCACTGAGAGGGACCCAGAGATGATGAACTGTGTGCGGAAGAGGATCCCCGGTGAGGCTGCAGCCAGGACCCAGGGCAGGCACACCACGCCTGGGCTCAGCGGAGGCCGTGCGGGTACCAGGGAGAGGGCAGCGGCCTCTCGGCTGTCACCTCCTCCTCCTGACTTCCCTGTGAGGTGCCCCCTGGTTGCGAGGGGCCCGCGCCCGGGGAGCCAGGGCGCAGCTTGAGGGATGCTGGTCTCACTGACCTCCTGTCATCAGGAGCTCATAGGAAGGCACTGTGCCTTCCAGCCGTCATCCATCAACCCTGAAGTGAGCAGCGCGGTGTGCCCAGGTCACCACAGAGCTGCATGAGTCAGACGGGATCCTGCTCTCACGGGGCTGGTGGTCCAGCTGGGGAAGACTGAGGCTTGGCACATAAACAGTCAAGAAGTACGGTAGGACAGGAGCTGTGACCACGTGACGAGGGGTCACCGGGGGCTACACGAGGTTGCGTGGTCAGGGCAGGCCTCTCTGAGCTGAGAAGCACGTGGGAGGGCACCGGGCAGATGACGAtttggggcaggtggggaggggccgGCTGGGAGGCCAGCCTCCAAAGACAGCTCCCAGTGGATCCCGCCTCACATGCCTGCCCCTTGGCACTTGCCTTGCACAGTGAGCCTGGGCTGTCCCCGCGACCGGCTTAGCTGGGGGAAGGTAGCCAGAGTGGTGCCGTGCCAGTTCTGGGCCTACTGTTAGAAGGCCTCAGCTGCCACACTGGAGAGACCATGGGGCCAGACGGTGGGAGAGGCCAGTGCGGGCCAGGGGAGAGGTTGGGGGGCCCTGGGGGCTACAGGGAGACATCCCAGGGTTCCCAGAGGCCAGCCACGTGGAGACCCAAGTGAATGACCAAGTGCTGGCGCTCACAGGTGAACTGCCCGGGGTCTCCCGGCCCTGATATCTCCTGGGTTTGTAAGGCAGGGtaactgtttttttcccttcccacCATTTTTGAAATCTTTACTGGGGCATACTTTGTGACACAGCTGGCAGGAGGAAGCTCAGAGCAGAAAGTAACACCTTTGTTCCGGTTGCAATTTCCCCCTTAGACCCTCTCATTTGCCAACACTTCCTGCCAGCTTCGGGTCACTGGGAACTGTTTGAAGGGCCAGAGCCTGGCCCCACAGGCTAGCCAGGCCCCCCTGCTCTAGCTGTGTGTGGGTCAGCTCCTCTGGCATCTCTGGGCCCCATTTCTGGGGGCTTTGAGCTCTTGATGGAGGCAGCCTGGGACAGGGGATGGAAGTCACTGTGCCCTGGGTTTGGGAACCACCACTCACCGGAAGGAGGCACCTCTCAAATCTGATCCTCTCCCTTTGGTGCAGAATCAAGGGTGGGTAATTGGCTCCCACATGCATTAGTTCTTAATTTCTTCACGCTGTGGGGTAGGCAGGGCCAGAACTACTAGCTGATTtgtagatgagaaactgaggcttgagaTGGGGTGACTTGCCTAAGGGACTCTGTGGTAACACAGGAtggagctgggattcagaccCCGCTGGCTTCCCCTGAAGCCTGTGctccggggggtggggggggtggggtcTGGGAGGCTCAGGTGCAGAGAGGCAAAGCGTCGGTGCTGCAGTGCCTGCTCAGGGTTGGAGGTGACAGGACTGCGGATGTACCCCACTGAGCCTCCAGCGGGGGTGGGCAGCGATGGCTGGGGTGCAAGCAGAGGAATGGGCTTGGggattaaaagcaggttagactCCCAGGGGCTCTTGGTGGGCTGGGACCCCCAGAGGAACTGACAGGTTTCTACCCCGGGGGTTCGGAGGCTGGGTGAGGTTCAGGATCCAGGTCATCCAGGTGGTTAGGGTCCCTACCCTGGCCCGTATTTCTTTCATCCTGTGCTTTTTGGGGGCCTTCTCTGTGGCAGACTCTTTGCTGGGAGCTGTTCACATATAGGAGTGGGGTCTGGCTTAGGTTAACGAGTAGGGTTTGAGATTCATTGTTAGGTTTAGGCCCAGGCCGCCCCCCCTAGGAGCGGAGGTGCCCAGGAGAACGTGGGGGGTGGCGTTGCGGGGAGAGGTGAGCTGGCACGGCCCCCCAGGGGGCCCCGGCACTCACGCAGGCTCCTCCCCAGAAGGGGACACCGCCTTCGATGAACAGCATCCCCACGTGGCCGTGGCGGACCATGAGCAGCACGCTGCCGAAGCCCAGGTGGATGAGGCCGATGAGGATCTGCACGGTCTGCGGAGCAGTGGGCGACTCAGTCAGGCGGGCGGCGCGGCTCCGCACCGCCCCTTGGCGGCCCCGAGCAGAGCGTGCTCCCCCGCGAGCGGTCCGCGACGGGGAAACTCCCAGCCCCATCTTTTGAGGAGGCACCATCCCAACAACCATAATTGACGGTTTTAAGAAGGAAAGCCGATTCCCCAGAGCCTGTTCCCATGTTTCTGTGGTTTGCATCCGCTGTGGGTTCTGACCCCTGGACCTCTAGCATCACTGCTCTGTGCTGCTTCCCGATTTCCTTAGCCCTCATTTCAACGGCATTCCCTGCACGGAATGCCGCCCCTTTCCGTCCTCGTCCTGCAGCGAAGTCTACTGGCGCGtctgtcactcattcattccagCTGTGAACTCACATTCACTCCCAGAAGTGGGGTGGTCTTCCCAAGGATGGGGACCTGTGGGCTTGTGGCAAGTTCTGTCACATTTCTTCCCACGTTTTCAGTAACAATTGAATTCTAGAACTGAGTGGGAGGGGACATTGGAAGCCCCCGAATTCAACCTCTGTCTAATCCAGGAGCCCTTTCTGGCACCTAATGCCTAAACGGACCTGTGGGCGTTGCAGTGGTCACCACTGCTCAGACCACCGTGGTCCATGTATGGGCAGAGTTGACGATGAATAACTAGAATCGTTTTCTTGGGGTCATGTGAGGTATCTAACAGGAGTGCCAAGAACTTGGGTATTGATAGGTCTGACCCTCTTgaatcttctctcttcctctctctctggctgcacgTCTTTCAGCTTCCTGCTCCCCGGGTGGCATGGTGTCCCCGCTGCCAGCACTGCTCTCCTCTCTGCAAGCTCTTTTCCGGCTGCTGGGCCCCCACCTACTGGAATCAGGCCTCATAGAACACTGGCTGCCATGTAGCGAGTGCCTGTCTACACTGAGCAATGTGCTGGTTGCTTCACAGAtatctatctcatttaatcctaatgcAATGTATTGTTATCCTAATTTTTGAGATCaggaaaattgaggctcagagatgtacCGTCACTTGCCTGAGATCTTCCAGCCATGAAGTGGCAGGCTGGCTAACTCCAAAGCTGGCGTTCTTCTTACTGGCTGATGCTCCCTAACACCTCCttataatttctactttttatgGGTTCCAGCCATTTGTATTGTTTTGCCAAATTTCTTTGCAGGTCATCAgttcctgaggtctgctctgaGGTTTCAGGGTTCCGGCACTTAGTGACCCCATCTTTGTTCATTATCTCTAGTCCCTTCAGGCACCAGTGGACTTGGTGCAGCTGTTAGCACAGAATCCTAAATCCCAGCATGTCCGAGCCAGGGCTTCTGAATGCTACAGGGCGGTGAGGTTGAAAGTAGAGCTTTGGCATCAGGTTGTCTATGGTACAGCATGCCACTTACAAGCTGTATGGTCTTGGCTAAATCACTATTTAGCCTTGacaaacctcagtttcctaatctgtccAATAGAAACTACAACCCCTTCTCAAAAGATGGTGATGAGATCTAAGGAGACAAAGCATGCATGCAAATTCCTTGGCTCAGTGTGTGCTCCTCTCATGGGGGGGTGTCAGTGAATGAGAgctgccatcaccaccaccaccactgctgaaGCCATGCTTTCATCGTCtacttggggaaactgaggcccagaggtaaACTGAAGACACTACCTGTATGTATGAAGATGAatatgtctgtctatctatcgtctatctatctatcatctatctatctatctatctatctatctatctatctatctatctatctatctatctatctatctatctatctatcatctatctatcatcatctatctatctgtctatcatctatcttttattTCCTCCCAGAGACCAGTATCTCAAGGCCATCTGAGATTGGAAAGGACCTTAGCGGCCGTCTTTCCTGGGCTGTCAGCCCTGCATGAGCTTGCCCTCACCACCATTGCAGCTTCATCTCATCTCCCACCTCCCTTTGCTCCTCACGTTGCAGCCGTGTTAACCTTCTGCTTTACCCTTGACCAGGCCACACTCATTCCCACCTCAAGGTCTTTGCCCTGGCTGTTCCTGTACCTGCTGGGCCCCCACCCACCATCTCCCGCTGGCTGGCTGCTGTCCAGCATCTAGGATTTAGCTTAAATGTCAGCCCCCACAGAGACCACTCTGCCCACCCTTGCTAGTGTTGCCCCTCCCATCCATCATTTTCGACCTCATTGCCCTATTTGGAGTTATCTTCATCAGTTGTCACTGGTTTGTGCTGTGTGAGTCCCATGGGGACAGGTCCTTGTCTGCCTGGTGCACAGCTGAACCCCAGGTCCTTACAAAATATTTCTCAagtgcctgcccctgctccaAAATGTCCATAAGTGCTGCAGAGCTGGGGGGCTTCCTCCCAGCCCAACCCTGGGGAATCCTGAGAGGCTGTTCTTACCCCTAAGGCTTTGGGCTCTCCCGTCAGGAATGTCTCCATGGGCCGAAGGTCAGGTGGCTGGGTGGCCCTTGGTGTCTGTGTCCCCAGCGGTGGCTCCTCGAACTGCATAATCCCGGGAGGTTGGCACATGGAGGTGGGCAGAATGGCTGGAGGGGGGCGGAGGCTGCTGGCGTTGCTGGGCGGGATGACGACAAACACCCCATTGCTGGTGGACGGCGTGGACATTGTGCTCAGAGAGCCTGGGGGATGAGGGCTCAGGAGATAGTAATGAGGATGGTTACGCATTTGCATCAGGCTTTTTAGATCATAAACAACATGCCGTGTAGCGTGCTCACTGTGGCCCCCTGAACATGGCACCAAAATCTGGGGTTGTCGATGAGGAGGCTTCACACAGAGACCTGACAGGATGTCCAAAGTCAAGGGCCTCTAGGTGAGGCAAAGCCAAAACTTGAATTCCCCTCTCCCTGACCCCAGAGGCCACTCTCTCTTAATCTTTGTGCTACATCCCATGGAAAGAATGTTTAGGAGGGGCATGGATTTAAACTTCCTCCTTTCCCCAGAAAGggcaagtgacttgcccaagaacaCACAGCTGGTGTGAGGCCACTGAGCCGGCACAAACCTCTTTACCCACCGACCGGAACTCATCTGCCATTTCCTGTCCTTCAGCTCTGAGGCTAGGGAGCTTGTGTAAATAATTCCTCTGGGATCTCCAGCTATGGAGACTTTCTCTCTGGCTACCCAAGCAATTGCTTTTGATGTAGCGCAGATAGGCATGGATTATGGAAACGCTGTGTGAGCACTTTGGGGAAGACCACCAGTTGTCAGGAGGGAAGTTTACTAGGCAACAGCAGCAGGGTGAGACCCGCCAGATTGTACAATAAAATCGAAGCCAGTCATGCATCTCATTGGCATTAACTGGTTCAGCACAGGGCTCTGGAAACAGAGACCATGATTTGAATCCTGACCTCTCCAGTCACTGTGCCTCAGGTTCCCTGCATATAAAGGGATAATAACACTGGTAACGATCTTACAGGGTTTGGTGTGAATTGGATGGAAATAACACACACAAACCTGATACAAGCCATCCGTTAGAGTGTGATTTGTTTCAACACTATTTGCCTGATGtgtgttcttaaaaataatatggataaatgagTCACTTACACTGAACAATTAATGTGCGTTTTTCCTGGTGCCCTGAGAGCTATCATACATGTCTGTCAGGAGAGAGCCAGCTCGCAGACCGTGCAGCAAAGTCTCAGTGGTTCTGCAAAGGCTTTCTGCTGATGAGGGCTCAGCCTCCCTGTTCTGTGGTGACTATGTTCTCAACTTCTGGGGAGCCTCTGGCCCATTTATTTATGACAGGTTTGCCCTACATCAGTGCAcaaagtgggggtggagggactgTGCTGGACCTGCTACAAAGAGACAGAATGCAGTGTATCCAAGATTTCTGTGACTGGAGGCGTCATGGGGTAAAAACCTGCTGGTGTTTAGGGGGTGATGGAAGTCACCTGTCATTTTGAAGGGCCTGCTCATGGGGCTCCCTGGAGTCTGGGACCTCCACAGGGATTTCACTGTGACCTCACTTTGCAGCTCCCACTCAGCTGGGGCCTCATTTCTAGGAACTCACATGGAAATGACTATTAGAAGACATGGACACTGCTTAGAGCAGGGTTGGCTAAGTTTTTCTGTAGAGTCAGATAGTAATTCTACAGGGCTCTGTGGGGCCATAGAGTGTCTGTTGCGAGAAGGACACTCCCACTGTCACACAGAGCAGACAGAGGCAGCACAGTACACaaatgtgtgtggctgtgttccaactGAGCAGTATTTATGACAGCAAGTGGCAGGCCTGTGGGATCtgtgggctgtagtttgccaactTTGTTCTTAGAACACCGTCTGGCATAGTGCTGCGCATGGGAAACTACATTTTGGCTACAGCTTCAGACATTGTTACATTGatgatttgttgttgtttggggCACTGAGTTTGtctcatatttataaaatgaggatggtGATGGCTGCTCACCCTGCTGCAGAGGCTAGCGCCTTAGTCCTTGGACATTGGCAGGGTGCTGTGAATGTGTTGGGGTTTGACTTAGGGTGATAGTTTCAAAGCAATGTCAATGCGATCCTATCTCATCATGCACCTTTCTGGAACTTTCTAAACCAATTCACAGTGACAGAGCTCCACGCTGCTTTGGTGCTGGGTATCAGGTTCCTCAGAACTtataataaactttttttcttttttttgaagactTGCTCTTTTCTAGGCACCTCAAATATGTTATTTCTTATCCTCACACGGATCCTTTGATAATTCTTGAAggtttattttacagatgagaccgCCTGGGCTCCGAGCAGTGAGGGGACTTACTTAGGGTGGCGtggctagtaaatggcagagccagggttcAAGTCCACATTTGTTCATCCCCAAAGCCTGCATTGGCCCCCACCTGGCGCCACCCTCCAGGGCAGTCATGGGTGCTATTTGCCTGTTGTTCCAGCTCTTCCATTAAAGTTTGGTGTGGTCACATCACTTGTTTTGG belongs to Manis javanica isolate MJ-LG unplaced genomic scaffold, MJ_LKY HiC_scaffold_25, whole genome shotgun sequence and includes:
- the MS4A15 gene encoding membrane-spanning 4-domains subfamily A member 15, with protein sequence MRNHPHYYLLSPHPPGSLSTMSTPSTSNGVFVVIPPSNASSLRPPPAILPTSMCQPPGIMQFEEPPLGTQTPRATQPPDLRPMETFLTGEPKALGTVQILIGLIHLGFGSVLLMVRHGHVGMLFIEGGVPFWGGACFIISGSLSVAAEKNHSRCLVRSSLGTNSLSAMAAFAATAVLLMDFGVTNWDVGRGYLAVLTIFTILEFFIAVIATHFGCQATRAQANAPVIFLPNAFSTDFNIPSPAASPPPAYDNVAYMPKESSE